A stretch of Alligator mississippiensis isolate rAllMis1 chromosome 14, rAllMis1, whole genome shotgun sequence DNA encodes these proteins:
- the LOC102564779 gene encoding mucin-2, giving the protein MRSGPGASPTPCPLEAAAQPAPRLESAGRRHVARRPLQPVARLCGNAAAMPRAARWAPRLAALLPALLLPPLVSACPRIVIKNGKATRASGHYSKYYATCDEGYRLNGPNVLICDQYDKWSTIPTCDLITTPAPPTTTPLTTTPLTTTPLTTTPLTTTPLTTTPLTTTPLTTTPLTTTPLTTTPLTTTSVTEPLPTPDNQTELYIPNGRIIAGPKPPYLIGDNVTIQCYPGFTMYGEPRIQYIGGNQWEPGIPSCRLNVFAIIIISGTLIGAVSLASFKAYKKYFPHEVVPATDDGAEASKNWPLKMFSGLRRSVL; this is encoded by the exons ATGAGGAGCGGGCCAGGCGcaagccccaccccctgtccGCTCGAGGCCGCGGCTCAGCCCGCGCCGCGCCTGGAGAGCGCGGGCCGCCGACATGTCGCGCGCCGGCCGTTGCAGCCCGTGGCCCGCCTGTGCGGGAACGCCGCCGCCATGCCCCGCGCCGCCCGTTGGGCTCCGCGGCTCGCCGCGCTGCTGcccgccctgctgctgccgccgctgg TGTCCGCGTGTCCGCGCATCGTCATTAAAAACGGGAAAGCAACACGTGCCAGCGGTCACTACAGCAAGTACTACGCTACGTGCGACGAGGGGTACCGGCTGAACGGGCCTAATGTTCTGATCTGCGATCAATACGACAAGTGGTCGACAATACCCACCTGCGACTTGA ttacAACTCCGGCTCCGCCAACCACGACTCCGTTGACCACCACTCCGCTGACCACGACTCCGTTGACCACCACTCCGCTGACCACGACTCCCTTGACCACCACTCCGTTGACCACGACTCCCTTGACCACCACTCCGCTGACCACGACTCCCTTGACCACCACTCCGTTGACCACAACCTCAGTTACTGAACCTTTACCTACTCCAGATAATCAGACAGAACTGTACATTCCTAATGGAAGAATAATCGCTGGGCCAAAACCTCCTTACCTTATTGGAGATAACGTTACAATTCAGTGTTATCCGGGCTTCACGATGTATGGGGAACCTAGGATTCAGTATATCGGTGGAAATCAATGGGAGCCTGGAATTCCATCTTGTCGGTTAA atgTATTTGCCATCATCATCATTAGTG GAACTCTCATCGGTGCGGTGTCACTGGCATCCTTTAAGGCCTATAAGAAGTATTTTCCGCACGAAGT GGTACCAGCCACAGATGACGGAGCAGAAGCCAGTAAAAATTGGCCGCTTAAAATGTTCTCTGGCCTAAGACGTTCTGTGCTGTGA
- the LOC109286237 gene encoding complement receptor type 2 yields the protein MLLCCLWVPRVLVLLALIVISRSAKEKSCSIPEEPSNGRIIMTDAFLGSAVTYSCNEGYRLIGKDQRRCEISDKTVRWSGDVPICQNIPCLPPPDIPRGRHSGTFTSDFVYGSVVTYTCDKGYTLIGEDFIYCTTKDEKNGEWSGPAPECQKTGKQCLYPPAIANGKHSGQGRVFTIGTSVTYSCDPGYTLMGRAQINCTASKFWTDPIPHCKVSSAGCRAPEVWHGNISDLKPAYSPGETLLVECDPGYTLKSTQEAQCQDDGTWAPAVPVCEPVSSAGCRAPEVWHGNISDLKPAYSPGETLLVECDPGYTLKSTQEAQCQDDGTWAPAVPVCEPVSSAGCRAPEVWHGNISDLKPAYSPGETLLVECDPGYTLKSTQEAQCQDDGTWAPAVPVCEPVSSAGCRAPEVWHGNISDLKPAYSPGETLLVECDPGYTLKSTQEAQCQDDGTWAPAVPVCEPGSHTIVLQVFGTLGAALLFVLLAVIGRIICRKKDGKCHANANTPPNAADTTKQESSFVL from the exons AAAAATCATGTAGTATTCCAGAAGAACCATCAAATGGAAGAATTATTATGACAGATGCCTTCCTTGGATCAGCAGTGACCTACAGTTGTAACGAAGG GTACAGATTGATTGGAAAGGATCAAAGGCGATGTGAGATTTCTGACAAGACTGTTAGATGGAGTGGTGATGTACCCATTTGTCAAA ATATTCCTTGTCTTCCACCTCCAGATATCCCTCGTGGGAGGCACAGCGGCACATTCACAAGTGACTTTGTTTATGGGTCAGTTGTGACTTACACGTGTGACAAGGGATACACACTCATTGGAGAGGACTTTATTTACTGCACCACGAAGGATGAGAAAAATGGGGAGTGGAGTGGGCCTGCCCCGGAGTGTCAAAAGACAG GGAAGCAGTGCTTGTATCCTCCAGCCATCGCCAATGGGAAGCACAGCGGCCAGGGCCGCGTTTTCACCATTGGAACATCTGTCACTTACTCCTGCGACCCTGGCTACACTCTGATGGGAAGGGCACAGATTAATTGTACAGCATCCAAATTTTGGACCGACCCCATCCCCCACTGTAAAG tttcatcagcTGGTTGTAGAGCCCCAGAAGTTTGGCATGGAAATATAAGTGACTTGAAACCTGCCTACAGCCCCGGAGAGACTCTTCTGGTTGAGTGTGATCCTGGATACACCCTGAAGAGCACGCAGGAGGCTCAGTGCCAAGATGATGGCACGTGGGCTCCTGCAGTCCCCGTCTGTGAACCAG tttcatcagcTGGTTGTAGAGCCCCAGAAGTTTGGCATGGAAATATAAGTGACTTGAAACCTGCCTACAGCCCCGGAGAGACTCTTCTGGTTGAGTGTGATCCTGGATACACCCTGAAGAGCACGCAGGAGGCTCAGTGCCAAGATGATGGCACGTGGGCTCCTGCAGTCCCCGTCTGTGAACCAG tttcatcagcTGGTTGTAGAGCCCCAGAAGTTTGGCATGGAAATATAAGTGACTTGAAACCTGCCTACAGCCCCGGAGAGACTCTTCTGGTTGAGTGTGATCCTGGATACACCCTGAAGAGCACGCAGGAGGCTCAGTGCCAAGATGATGGCACGTGGGCTCCTGCAGTCCCCGTCTGTGAACCAG tttcatcagcTGGTTGTAGAGCCCCAGAAGTTTGGCATGGAAATATAAGTGACTTGAAACCTGCCTACAGCCCCGGAGAGACTCTTCTGGTTGAGTGTGATCCTGGATACACCCTGAAGAGCACGCAGGAGGCTCAGTGCCAAGATGATGGCACGTGGGCTCCTGCAGTCCCCGTCTGTGAACCAG GTTCCCATACCATTGTCCTACAAGTCTTTG GAACCTTAGGGGCAGCGTTGCTGTTTGTCCTTCTGGCCGTGATCGGGAGAATTATTTGCCGGAAGAAAGATGG CAAATGCCATGCAAATGCAAATACACCACCCAATGCTGCTGACACAACCAAACAGGAATCTTCATTTGTTCTGTAG